A single Salmo trutta chromosome 14, fSalTru1.1, whole genome shotgun sequence DNA region contains:
- the LOC115147722 gene encoding zinc finger protein 501-like gives MDPHISVKDEPTSDDDVTHSWCNPVQPSQMDYSHEGAVDKSELEPEGLPGLSEARKPTFNVIVKEEEDEDMVDRGSDSDYTPSPTVVVKVGEPKPPTKNKNTGKKLHQCPDCGKTFERLSRLKRHEPSHLRKSKHPCPDCNQSFGNLSVLKKHSATHKSTEKLTHQCQQCGKTFEKLSRLRRHQPVHQRRKRMDHPCPKCGKTFKKLSGLVRHERGHTGEKPFPCSQCGKSFADDRHRKVHEQAHQGKMERPHRCADCGICFPKPSELRRHQRAHTGEKPHRCPDCGKAYSRSETLKRHLLIHTGERPHLCTDCGKSFIDLQQLKSHQRIHTGEKPFHCPVCGKGFSQRGNMRAHHRTHTGEKLHHCADCGASLSTSSSLKEHQLIHTGERPFQCLVCGKCFLHIWRLRKHQKTHTQTPD, from the exons ATGGATCCTCACATCAGTGTTAAAGACGAACCCACTAGTGATGATGACGTTACACACAGCTGGTGTAACCCTGTCCAGCCCTCACAAATGGACTACAGTCATGAAG GTGCTGTTGATAAGTCTGAGTTGGAACCAGAGGGCCTTCCAGGGCTCAGTGAAGCAAGAAAACCAACATTCAATGTGAttgtcaaagaggaggaggatgaggacatGGTTGACCGAG GTTCAGACTCCGACTACACACCTAGTCCCACTGTGGTAGTGAAGGTAGGAGAACCCAAACCACCAACAAAGAATAAGAACACAGGAAAGAAACTTCACCAGTGCCCCGACTGTGGTAAAACCTTTGAGAGGCTGTCGCGTCTGAAGAGGCATGAGCCATCACACTTGAGGAAGAGCAAGCACCCGTGCCCTGACTGCAACCAGTCTTTTGGCAACCTCTCAGTCCTGAAGAAACACAGTGCAACACACAAGAGCACCGAGAAGCTGACTCACCAGTGTCAACAATGTGGCAAGACGTTTGAGAAGCTATCGCGCCTCAGAAG GCACCAGCCCGTACACCAGAGGAGAAAGAGGATGGACCACCCGTGTCCTAAATGTGGCAAGACCTTCAAGAAGTTATCCGGCCTGGTTCGGCACGAGCGAGGACACACCGGAGAGAAACCGTTCCCTTGCTCCCAGTGCGGGAAGAGCTTTGCCGACGACCGTCACCGGAAAGTGCACGAGCAGGCTCACCAAGGGAAGATGGAGAGACCCCACCGCTGCGCTGACTGCGGGATCTGCTTCCCCAAACCATCCGAGCTTCGACGGCACCAACGCGCGCATACGGGAGAGAAACCGCACCGCTGCCCTGACTGTGGGAAGGCCTATTCCCGGTCAGAGACTCTGAAGAGGCACCTTCTCATCCACACTGGGGAGAGACCTCACCTCTGCACCgattgtgggaaaagcttcaTCGACTTGCAGCAGTTGAAATCCCACCAGCGGATTCACACGGGAGAGAAACCATTCCACTGTCCCGTGTGTGGGAAGGGTTTCTCACAGAGGGGTAACATGAGGGCACACCATCGgactcacacaggggagaaacttcACCACTGTGCCGACTGCGGGGCCAGTCTCTCCACATCTTCTAGTTTAAAAGAGCATCAgctcattcacacaggagagaggcccTTCCAGTGTCTGGTCTGTGGCAAATGCTTTCTGCACATCTGGAGACTCAGAAAACaccagaagacacacacacagacaccggaCTAA